The following are from one region of the Mycetohabitans rhizoxinica HKI 454 genome:
- the def gene encoding peptide deformylase: protein MIHEILKMGDPRLLRMAKPVDRFNTPELHQLIQDMFETMRAANGAGLAAPQIGVDLQVVIFGFGQNARYPDAPAVPETVLINPMITPVSLDMEEGWEGCLSVPGLRGIVSRLSMIRYEGHDQYGQPIDRIAEGFHARVVQHECDHLIGRLYPMRITDFSNFGFTKVLFPDLDPLSDD from the coding sequence ATGATTCACGAAATTCTCAAAATGGGCGACCCGCGTCTGTTGCGCATGGCGAAACCGGTGGACAGGTTCAATACGCCGGAATTGCATCAACTGATCCAAGACATGTTCGAGACGATGCGCGCAGCCAACGGCGCGGGATTGGCCGCGCCGCAGATCGGCGTGGATCTGCAAGTCGTGATCTTTGGCTTCGGGCAGAACGCGCGCTATCCGGATGCGCCGGCCGTACCGGAGACCGTGCTGATCAACCCGATGATCACCCCCGTTTCGCTGGACATGGAAGAAGGATGGGAGGGCTGCCTGTCGGTGCCGGGACTGCGGGGCATTGTCAGCCGCCTGTCGATGATCCGCTATGAAGGTCATGACCAGTACGGCCAGCCGATCGACCGTATCGCCGAGGGGTTTCATGCGCGGGTAGTGCAGCATGAGTGCGATCATTTGATCGGCAGGCTGTATCCGATGCGCATTACCGATTTTTCGAACTTCGGTTTCACCAAAGTGCTGTTCCCGGACCTGGATCCTTTGTCCGACGATTGA